One segment of Plasmodium gaboni strain SY75 chromosome 3, whole genome shotgun sequence DNA contains the following:
- a CDS encoding putative ubiquitin-conjugating enzyme, with translation MSTFARRRIIQDLNKINKEKNKSFEASPFADNIMYCHAIIRGPDDTIWECGIFHLIIHFSEEYPVSPPKLKFLSKIYHPNIYTDGNICLDILQNQWSPIYDITSILTSIQSLLNDPNTSSPANPEAARIFINNRNLYNKKVLMCVEDSWEIPKFNINTYS, from the exons ATGTCAACATTTGCAAGAAGAAGAATCATTCAAGatttgaataaaataaacaaagaaaaaaataaaagtttTGAAGCTTCACCATTTGctgataatattatgtattgTCATGCAATTATAAGAGGACCAGATGATACTATATGGGAGTGTGGAATATTTCATTTGataattcatttttctGAAGAATATCCCGTATCACCTccaaaattaaaatttctatctaaaatatatcatcctaatatatatacagATGGAAATATATGTTTAGATATTTTACAAAACCAATGGAGTCctatatatgatattacGTCTATACTTACATCAATTCAATCTTTGTTAAATGACCCAAATACATCTTCCCCTGCTAATCCAGAAGCAGCGcgaatatttattaataatagaaatttatataacaagAAAGTATTA atgTGTGTTGAGGATAGCTGGGAAATACCcaaatttaatataaatacttATAGTTGA
- a CDS encoding putative endonuclease/exonuclease/phosphatase family protein, which produces MKCQIFYKCLFVVVIFLNEYNAIMLSTRRNNHNTIKYIFNDKLNFSEKEKKSYTFPPYMNVIKNKRKKTQSCIFSSPLKINYNNVIDKSRRSISSSFHNIYNNINQIDTNINNINKKKFSDPLHFFIHSFISQRINNNNNKYNKYILYTNNKHHFSPHYCKKKNYFVTQLNAENTNYIKEVATNLKTTSQSNIDNNLILNEKKMEINIIPNKEEEEEEEEIKKGEQHSKILHNNNIYDVKENNKSTELKEQQNDIKNMNNVSLMKTKNNDSNTIYYDSHKNANILTLEELIKTKKVSNIFIINNTENEELNIELYFDHKELKLLRKKEETLNSLKNRLTLNLLKLEKKKLKRKRQHGEVKEQNGKDKMILIKEEKSEELINNIKDNINENICTLPTKEEEKTSIYFLDIDNNIIDENNILSNIMDKLKYVVINGMKIEIFKNLYELKQIYISMDVFDNHPIIPCNMPMNNLNKYIYYWIDSNDKNVIKSLDLFYVPNKEDVNKKLQLVIYDKENPFHFYVTDDVYVNENRFKNEMMIKNNRYSDFNNDDRKNNSCEKNIIRILSYNILAPIYTNTKYALEHMFKNIDPCYLKTNYRSHLLIHDINNYYDIISLQEVSEYLHNNLFCTFLNENYFSNYKPKNNYGNDGCSLFVNKKKFSLIEYKNYEFNQVIKTDELKNIYDTFLNLSKELDDIIKEIKTVFQIGIYMHKNTNSIFLISNTHFYFHSLAQHIRALQSYTILHILQTLKNKYQLTYPDKEIYVILNGDFNTNFDSEVFHFMQGKDISPTSQIWLNAQLFKKEFDDLDKYPNLFELEKNKNNNEQSIIGPHLDRKKFIPLYSAYTKQDIQFTNWNNNFIDVLDYIFLSTNIKVKKVLKGIDKECFQKYKGALSPINPSDHISIAAEVEL; this is translated from the coding sequence atgAAATGTCAGATTTTCTACAAGTGTCTCTTTGTTGtagttatatttttgaatgAATATAATGCAATTATGCTTAGTACCAGAAGAAATAACCATAATacaataaaatacatatttaatGATAAACTCAATTTCAgtgaaaaagaaaaaaaaagttatacATTTCCTCCATATATgaatgttataaaaaataaaaggaaaaaaacACAGTCATGTATTTTTTCGTCTcctttaaaaataaattataataacgTTATTGATAAATCAAGAAGAAGCATATCTTCATcttttcataatatatataataatataaatcaaattgatacaaatataaataatattaataaaaagaaattcTCTGATCCGTTGCACTTTTTTATACATTCATTTATATCCCAAcgaataaataataataataataaatataataaatatattttatatactaATAATAAGCATCATTTTTCGCCTCATTATTGTAAGAAGaagaattattttgttaCCCAGCTTAACGCAGAAAACACGaattatattaaagaaGTTGCAACCAACCTTAAAACGACTAGCCAAAGTAACatagataataatttaatattgaacgagaaaaaaatggaaataaatattataccaaataaagaagaagaagaagaagaagaagaaataaaaaagggGGAGCAACATTCcaaaatattacataacAACAACATTTATGATGTaaaggaaaataataaaagtacagaattaaaagaacaacagaatgatataaaaaatatgaataatgtTTCATTAatgaaaacaaaaaataatgatagcaatacaatatattatgattcTCATAAGAATGCAAATATTCTTACTCTTGAAGAGTTAATAAAGACAAAAAAAGtatcaaatatttttattataaataacacagaaaatgaagaattaaatattgaattatattttgatcACAAAGAATTAAAGcttttaagaaaaaaagagGAAACACTCAATTCTTTGAAAAATAGATTGAcattaaatttattaaaattagaaaaaaaaaaactaaaaagaaaaagacAACATGGTGAAGTTAAAGAGCAAAATGGAAAGgataaaatgatattaataaaggaagaaaaatctgaagaattaataaataatataaaagataatattaatgaaaatatatgtacacTACCTACAAAAGAGGAAGAAAAAACTtcaatttattttcttgatattgataataatattattgatgaaaataatatattatcaaatattATGGATAAACTAAAATATGTAGTTATAAATGGAATgaaaatagaaatattcAAAAACTTGTATGaattaaaacaaatatatatatctatgGATGTATTTGATAATCATCCTATTATACCTTGTAATATGCCtatgaataatttaaataaatatatatattactgGATTGATTCAAATGACAAAAATGTAATTAAATCATTGGATCTCTTTTATGTACCAAATAAAGAAGatgttaataaaaaacTTCAACTCGTTATATATGATAAGGAAAATCCTTTCCATTTTTATGTTACAGATGATGTATATGTTAATGAAAATAGGTTTAAAAACGAAATGATGATAAAGAACAATAGATATTCTgattttaataatgatgatagaaaaaataatagttgtgaaaaaaatattatacgtatattatcatataatattttagcacctatatatacaaatacTAAATATGCATTAGAACAtatgtttaaaaatatagacCCATGTTATTTAAAAACGAATTATAGATCCCATCTTTTAATAcatgatattaataattattatgatattataaGTTTACAAGAAGTAAGTgaatatttacataataatttattttgtacctttttaaatgaaaattatttttctaattataagccaaaaaataattatggAAATGATGGATGTTCCTtatttgtaaataaaaaaaaattttcattaattgaatataaaaattatgaatttaatcaagttataaaaacagatgaattaaaaaatatatatgatacctttttaaatttatcAAAGGAATTagatgatataataaaagaaattaaaacaGTATTCCAAATAGgaatatatatgcataaaaatacaaattCCATTTTCCTTATATCTAATACTCATTTCTATTTTCATAGTCTAGCACAACATATAAGAGCTTTACAATCATATACTATTCTACACATATTACAAACattaaaaaacaaatatcAATTAACTTATCCTGACAAAGAAATATATGTCATATTAAACGGAGATTTTAATACAAATTTCGATTCAGAAGTATTTCATTTTATGCAAGGAAAAGATATTTCTCCAACGTCCCAAATATGGCTTAATGCACaactttttaaaaaagaatttgATGATTTAGATAAATATCCAAATCTATTCGaattagaaaaaaacaaaaataataatgaacaATCTATAATAGGACCACATTTAGACAGAAAGAAATTTATACCTCTATATTCTGCATATACAAAACA